A genomic segment from Streptomyces sp. NBC_00459 encodes:
- a CDS encoding GNAT family N-acetyltransferase, whose product MAPLLRTAHTADLNPAELAAARGLLDAAFDDGFAAADWEHALGGIHALVHDDTGLLAHGSVVMRRALHRGRWLRVGYVEAVAVRSDARRRGLGGQVLGALERYVDGGYDFGALSASADGSALYAARGWQLWQGRIGALGPDGVIHLPDEEGSVFVRPAAVGSLDPADGLVFDWRDGDVL is encoded by the coding sequence CGGCCGACCTCAACCCCGCCGAACTCGCCGCCGCCCGCGGCCTTCTGGACGCCGCCTTCGACGACGGCTTCGCCGCCGCGGACTGGGAACACGCGCTCGGCGGCATCCACGCACTCGTCCACGACGACACCGGTCTGCTCGCCCACGGTTCGGTCGTCATGCGCCGCGCGCTGCACCGGGGCCGCTGGCTGCGCGTCGGCTATGTGGAAGCGGTCGCTGTCCGCTCCGACGCCCGCCGCCGCGGTCTCGGCGGGCAGGTGCTGGGCGCGCTGGAGAGGTACGTCGACGGTGGCTACGACTTCGGTGCCCTGTCCGCGAGCGCCGACGGCTCCGCCCTCTACGCGGCCCGGGGCTGGCAGCTCTGGCAGGGGCGGATCGGCGCTCTCGGCCCGGACGGCGTGATCCACCTCCCGGACGAGGAGGGCAGTGTCTTCGTGCGCCCGGCCGCTGTCGGCTCACTCGACCCGGCGGACGGTCTGGTCTTCGACTGGCGGGATGGTGACGTCTTGTAA
- a CDS encoding purple acid phosphatase family protein: MDTPDVGIPPQLARRMSMAEQYEYLRTRLTRRRALVTAGALAGGGLLSGCSSSTGTANPATSRVPGSAVVPFGRHLAFGADPKTQMRISWQVPFAVRKPYVRVGPTPGDLSHRVEAELRPLHTPGLTGVRLDLDQYYVHAALDGLRPGTTYYYGVGHEGFDPASAAHSSSLNMFRTAPATAPASFVFTAFGDQGVTPDALANDRTLLGRNPAFHLHAGDICYADVTGHGEKSDSYDPTAWDLFLKQTETVARSVPWMVTTGNHDMEAWYSPNGYGGQSARWSLPDNGFDARNTPGAYSFTYGNVGVVALDANDVSYEIPANLGHTDGRQTAWLDRRLAELRASDAIDFVVVFFHHCTYSTSTHASDGGVRDAWLPLFDKHQVDLVINGHNHVYERTDALRGGRVGRRVPVGASTDPTRDGTVYVTAGGAGQSLYGFPYGVKDSFEGKVADRESVESFYWAKSRERHEDTVEWSRVRYTGYSFLSVEAAAGAPGTAPRLTVSALAQSGERIDHFEVRRG; encoded by the coding sequence ATGGACACCCCCGACGTCGGCATACCGCCTCAGCTGGCCCGCCGGATGAGCATGGCGGAGCAGTACGAGTACCTGCGGACGCGGCTGACCCGGCGCCGCGCGCTGGTGACGGCGGGCGCCCTGGCCGGCGGCGGCCTGCTCTCCGGCTGTTCGTCGAGCACGGGCACGGCGAACCCCGCGACCAGCAGGGTCCCCGGCTCGGCCGTCGTCCCCTTCGGCCGCCATCTCGCCTTCGGCGCCGACCCGAAGACGCAGATGCGGATCTCCTGGCAGGTCCCGTTCGCGGTGCGGAAGCCGTACGTACGCGTCGGACCGACGCCCGGGGACCTGAGCCACCGCGTCGAGGCCGAGCTCCGCCCGCTGCACACTCCGGGCCTGACGGGCGTACGCCTCGATCTGGACCAGTACTACGTGCACGCGGCCCTCGACGGACTGCGCCCCGGGACGACGTACTACTACGGCGTCGGCCACGAGGGCTTCGACCCGGCGTCCGCCGCGCACAGCTCGTCCCTCAACATGTTCCGCACAGCCCCGGCGACCGCCCCCGCGAGCTTCGTGTTCACGGCCTTCGGCGACCAGGGCGTCACACCCGACGCGCTCGCCAACGACAGGACCCTCCTCGGCCGGAACCCCGCCTTCCACCTCCACGCCGGTGACATCTGCTACGCGGACGTCACCGGCCACGGCGAGAAGTCGGACAGTTACGACCCGACCGCCTGGGACCTGTTCCTGAAGCAGACGGAGACGGTCGCGAGGTCGGTGCCGTGGATGGTGACGACCGGCAACCACGACATGGAGGCCTGGTACTCACCCAACGGCTACGGCGGCCAGTCGGCCCGCTGGTCGCTCCCGGACAACGGCTTCGACGCCCGGAACACCCCGGGCGCCTACTCGTTCACGTACGGCAACGTCGGGGTCGTGGCGCTGGACGCGAACGACGTGTCGTACGAGATCCCGGCGAACCTGGGCCACACGGACGGCCGCCAGACGGCGTGGCTGGACCGGCGGCTGGCCGAGCTGCGGGCGTCGGACGCGATCGACTTCGTCGTGGTCTTCTTCCACCACTGCACGTACTCGACGTCCACCCACGCCTCCGACGGCGGCGTGCGGGACGCCTGGCTGCCGCTCTTCGACAAGCACCAGGTGGACCTGGTGATCAACGGCCACAACCATGTGTACGAGCGGACGGACGCCCTCAGGGGCGGCCGGGTGGGACGGCGGGTGCCGGTAGGCGCGTCGACCGACCCGACGCGGGACGGCACCGTGTACGTCACGGCGGGCGGCGCGGGCCAGAGCCTGTACGGGTTCCCCTACGGGGTGAAGGACAGCTTCGAGGGGAAGGTCGCCGACCGGGAGTCGGTGGAGAGCTTCTACTGGGCGAAGTCGCGGGAGCGGCACGAGGACACCGTGGAGTGGTCGCGGGTGCGCTACACCGGCTACTCGTTCCTCTCGGTGGAGGCGGCGGCGGGCGCACCCGGCACGGCTCCCCGGCTCACGGTGTCGGCGCTGGCGCAGAGCGGGGAGCGGATCGACCACTTCGAGGTGCGGCGCGGGTAG
- a CDS encoding 3-isopropylmalate dehydrogenase, with protein MSRSINLAVIPGDGIGQEVVAQGLKVLSAVLPQDVKLETKEFDFGARRYHATGETLTEADLDALKKHDAILLGAIGDPSVPSGVLERGFLLKLRFAFDHHVNLRPSRLLPGVATPLAGQPAIDFVVVREGTEGPYTGNGGTIRQGTPHAVATEVSLNTAFGIERVVRDAYARAQARPRKKLALVHKNNVLVHAGHLWTDIFNKVGEEFPDVTTEYMHVDAATIYLVTQPERFDVIVTDNLFGDIITDLAAAVSGGIGVAASGNINPAGEYPSMFEPVHGSAPDIAGQGKADPSATVLSVALLLRHLGYESEAARIEEAVTADLAERGTTTRTTDEIGDALAVRVAG; from the coding sequence ATGTCTCGCAGCATCAATCTCGCAGTGATTCCCGGTGACGGCATCGGCCAGGAGGTCGTGGCCCAGGGGCTGAAGGTGCTCTCCGCCGTCCTTCCGCAGGATGTGAAGCTGGAGACCAAGGAGTTCGACTTCGGCGCCCGGCGCTACCACGCCACCGGTGAGACCCTCACCGAAGCCGACCTGGACGCGCTCAAGAAGCACGACGCCATCCTGCTCGGCGCGATCGGCGACCCCAGCGTGCCGTCCGGCGTCCTGGAGCGCGGCTTCCTGCTGAAGCTCCGCTTCGCCTTCGACCACCACGTCAACCTGCGTCCGTCGAGGCTGCTCCCCGGGGTCGCCACCCCGCTGGCCGGCCAGCCCGCGATCGACTTCGTGGTCGTCCGCGAGGGCACCGAAGGCCCGTACACCGGCAACGGCGGCACCATCCGCCAGGGCACCCCGCACGCGGTCGCCACCGAGGTGTCGCTGAACACCGCCTTCGGCATCGAGCGGGTCGTCCGCGACGCCTACGCACGCGCCCAGGCCCGCCCCCGCAAGAAGCTGGCGCTCGTCCACAAGAACAACGTGCTCGTGCACGCCGGTCACCTGTGGACGGACATCTTCAACAAGGTCGGCGAGGAGTTCCCCGACGTCACCACCGAGTACATGCACGTGGACGCGGCGACGATCTACCTCGTCACGCAGCCCGAGCGCTTCGACGTGATCGTCACCGACAACCTCTTCGGCGACATCATCACCGACCTCGCCGCGGCCGTCTCCGGCGGCATCGGCGTCGCCGCGAGCGGGAACATCAACCCGGCCGGCGAGTACCCCTCGATGTTCGAGCCCGTGCACGGCTCGGCCCCGGACATCGCCGGTCAGGGCAAGGCCGACCCCAGCGCCACCGTCCTGTCCGTCGCCCTCCTGCTGCGCCACCTCGGCTACGAGTCCGAGGCCGCCCGCATCGAGGAGGCCGTCACCGCCGACCTCGCGGAGCGCGGCACCACGACCCGGACGACCGACGAGATCGGCGACGCCCTCGCCGTACGAGTAGCCGGCTGA
- a CDS encoding branched-chain amino acid aminotransferase, whose protein sequence is MTTPTIELKPSASPLSGAEREAILASPGFGRHFTDHMVTIKWTEGRGWHDGQLVPYGPLSIDPANMTLHYAQEIFEGLKAYRRPDGSVATFRPEKNALRFQHSARRLAMPELPVETFIEAIDALVRQDRDWVPAHGGEESLYLRPFMIATEIGLGVKPANEYLFLVIASPAGAYFPGGVKPVSIWLSEDRVRAVPGGMGDAKTGGNYAASLLAQAEAAEHGCAQVCYLDAVEHKWIEELGGMNLYFVYGDRIVTPSLTGSILEGVTRDSLLTVARDLGYTAEEGRISVDQWQRDAENGTLTEVFACGTAAVITPVGTIKRTGVEWQQSGGEPGEVTLRLREALLDIQRGTAEDRHGWMHLLG, encoded by the coding sequence ATGACGACGCCCACGATCGAGCTCAAGCCCTCGGCCTCGCCACTTTCCGGCGCGGAGCGCGAGGCGATCCTGGCCAGCCCCGGCTTCGGCCGCCACTTCACCGACCACATGGTGACGATCAAGTGGACCGAGGGCCGCGGCTGGCACGACGGCCAGCTCGTCCCGTACGGCCCGCTCTCCATCGACCCGGCGAACATGACCCTGCACTACGCGCAGGAGATCTTCGAGGGCCTCAAGGCCTACCGCAGGCCCGACGGCTCCGTCGCCACCTTCCGGCCGGAGAAGAACGCCCTGCGCTTCCAGCACTCCGCGCGCCGACTCGCCATGCCCGAGCTGCCCGTCGAGACGTTCATCGAGGCCATCGACGCGCTGGTGCGGCAGGACCGCGACTGGGTGCCGGCGCACGGCGGCGAGGAGTCCCTCTACCTGCGCCCCTTCATGATCGCCACGGAGATCGGCCTCGGCGTCAAGCCGGCCAACGAGTACCTGTTCCTGGTGATCGCGTCCCCCGCCGGCGCCTACTTCCCCGGTGGCGTCAAGCCCGTCTCCATCTGGCTCTCCGAGGACCGCGTCCGCGCCGTCCCAGGCGGCATGGGCGACGCCAAGACCGGCGGCAACTACGCGGCCTCCCTGCTCGCCCAGGCCGAGGCCGCCGAGCACGGCTGCGCCCAGGTCTGCTACCTCGACGCCGTCGAGCACAAGTGGATCGAGGAACTCGGCGGCATGAACCTGTACTTCGTGTACGGGGACCGCATCGTCACCCCCTCCCTCACCGGCTCCATCCTGGAGGGCGTCACCCGCGACTCCCTCCTCACCGTCGCCCGCGACCTCGGCTACACCGCCGAGGAGGGCCGCATCTCCGTCGACCAGTGGCAGCGCGACGCCGAGAACGGCACCCTGACCGAGGTCTTCGCCTGCGGTACGGCGGCCGTCATCACCCCCGTCGGCACGATCAAGCGCACCGGCGTCGAGTGGCAGCAGAGCGGCGGCGAGCCCGGC